A region of Candidatus Hydrogenedentota bacterium DNA encodes the following proteins:
- a CDS encoding Eco29kI family restriction endonuclease: MTRDNVVPFNPLDKRQLGESVAQAMLRQPVVPLAEIKNFDGAGIYAIYYHGDFPAYKPISGSNMGGRCKAPIYIGKAVPKGARKGSDLSAIPGRVLFSRLMQHLRSVEEATNLSVEDFSCRYLVVDDIWIPLGESLLIARFAPLWNSLIDGFGNHDPGKGRHAGLRPRWDVLHPGRSWADKCQPRLETAEQIETEALEFQRNNPPQE, encoded by the coding sequence ATGACCCGAGATAATGTTGTTCCCTTCAATCCCCTGGACAAACGACAGTTGGGAGAAAGCGTCGCTCAGGCGATGCTTCGTCAACCTGTCGTTCCACTGGCGGAAATTAAGAACTTCGATGGTGCGGGCATATACGCCATTTACTATCATGGTGATTTCCCAGCATATAAACCGATCTCGGGCTCGAACATGGGCGGGCGGTGCAAGGCACCGATCTATATCGGCAAGGCCGTCCCCAAAGGTGCTCGCAAGGGCAGTGATTTGTCTGCCATTCCAGGCCGAGTGCTCTTTTCGCGACTTATGCAACATCTCCGGAGCGTTGAGGAGGCTACGAACCTTTCCGTAGAAGATTTTTCTTGCCGCTATTTGGTAGTCGATGATATTTGGATTCCGCTTGGAGAATCCTTGCTGATTGCGCGATTTGCCCCGCTCTGGAATTCACTCATCGATGGATTCGGCAACCATGACCCCGGCAAAGGACGACACGCGGGTCTGCGACCCAGATGGGACGTACTTCACCCCGGGCGATCATGGGCCGACAAATGCCAACCTCGCCTCGAGACCGCTGAACAGATCGAAACCGAAGCGCTCGAATTTCAAAGGAACAATCCACCTCAAGAATAG
- a CDS encoding NUDIX domain-containing protein, producing the protein MADRPQGPRQARGPDHRSAGSRGEPTHAHPDSKREKCFIVKTKFHKTAGGVVINSNHEVLVIVRDIERDGILVHEVRLPKGHIDPGESAEKAAMREVCEESGYCHLKIAGNLGSGHSTFTFKGKHHERDEQYYLMELTDPTHEPPQPMSEEEALFEPQWLPLSEAADRMTYESERDFVNRAWELVRGLG; encoded by the coding sequence GTGGCGGACCGGCCGCAGGGACCCCGTCAGGCACGCGGTCCGGATCACAGAAGCGCCGGTTCACGGGGGGAGCCAACCCACGCGCACCCAGATAGCAAACGGGAGAAGTGTTTCATCGTGAAGACCAAGTTCCACAAGACCGCCGGGGGCGTTGTCATCAACAGCAACCATGAAGTGCTCGTGATCGTCCGCGACATCGAACGCGATGGAATCCTGGTCCACGAAGTGCGCCTGCCCAAAGGTCACATCGATCCCGGCGAGTCTGCGGAAAAGGCGGCCATGCGGGAGGTCTGCGAAGAGTCGGGGTATTGCCACCTGAAGATCGCGGGCAACCTCGGCTCCGGCCATTCCACCTTCACGTTCAAGGGCAAGCACCACGAACGGGACGAGCAGTACTACCTCATGGAACTGACCGACCCGACCCACGAGCCCCCCCAGCCCATGAGCGAAGAGGAAGCCCTGTTCGAACCTCAATGGCTGCCCCTGAGCGAGGCCGCCGATCGGATGACCTACGAAAGCGAACGGGACTTCGTGAACCGGGCCTGGGAACTGGTGCGGGGGCTGGGGTAG
- a CDS encoding right-handed parallel beta-helix repeat-containing protein — translation MKMRTLMNFSFVTAGLLLVGGASAQVHVDSRNQTGTENGSTLNPYRTVQAAVDAAAEGEEVRVATGTYNEDVLVMNKAVQLLGGYAGGSTVQYDTATAGDFVSRDPEANITELSGTGAESVISLLEAGESVVDGFRITGGGGSTTDAFRSSGGGIFARNGAPVIRNNTIQGNDARRGDLESFGGGIASDAATITIEDNDISENTAGRGAGISAVRGTVIIRNNTVRGNVAVGDHGGGIYVGAPSAVITGNRVFENEIGRALGYGWGGGIMVFNSGNTAYLSFNEVFSNFAAGQGAGVFVDEAATAVLENELIYGNEVNPGQASGGAVYVDGGEVEGVPTGSNVTIINCTIAANTAAETYVGGNGLLIEGLSEVTMRNSILWGNGDDEVYVLPGSTLAATYSNSAEAIAGTGNISADPLFADMAMNDFHLQSTEGRWDPAANGGAGAFVVDAATSPSIDAGDPADSFANEEEPNGGRVNQGAYGNTAEASLTPEAGEGEGEGEGEGEGEGEGEGEGEGEGEGEGEGEGEGEGEGEGEGEGNGCNPAKALQREARNVRGDLLMFAVAGLGLVGWSRMSRRD, via the coding sequence TTGAAAATGCGTACACTCATGAATTTCTCGTTTGTAACTGCGGGATTGCTCCTCGTGGGTGGCGCCTCCGCGCAGGTCCACGTGGATTCCCGAAACCAGACCGGTACCGAAAATGGCTCCACCCTGAACCCCTATCGAACGGTCCAGGCCGCGGTGGACGCCGCCGCCGAAGGCGAAGAGGTGCGGGTGGCCACCGGCACGTATAACGAAGACGTGCTCGTCATGAACAAGGCCGTGCAACTCCTTGGCGGCTACGCCGGCGGGTCAACGGTCCAGTATGACACCGCCACGGCCGGCGATTTCGTCAGCCGGGATCCGGAAGCCAATATTACCGAGTTGAGCGGCACCGGGGCGGAGTCGGTGATCTCCCTGTTGGAGGCCGGCGAGAGTGTGGTGGACGGTTTCCGCATCACCGGCGGTGGCGGCAGCACCACCGACGCGTTCCGCTCGAGCGGCGGCGGCATCTTCGCGCGCAACGGCGCCCCCGTCATCCGCAACAACACCATACAGGGGAACGATGCCCGGCGGGGCGATCTTGAGTCCTTCGGCGGCGGCATCGCGTCCGACGCGGCGACCATCACCATCGAAGACAACGACATCAGCGAGAACACGGCGGGGCGGGGCGCGGGTATATCCGCCGTGCGCGGCACGGTGATCATTCGAAACAACACGGTCCGCGGCAACGTTGCCGTGGGCGATCACGGCGGCGGTATCTACGTCGGAGCCCCCAGCGCGGTGATCACGGGCAACCGGGTCTTCGAGAACGAGATCGGCCGCGCTCTCGGCTACGGCTGGGGCGGTGGCATTATGGTCTTCAATTCAGGCAATACCGCCTACCTGTCGTTCAACGAAGTGTTCAGCAACTTCGCCGCTGGTCAGGGTGCTGGCGTTTTTGTTGACGAAGCGGCAACCGCCGTGCTGGAAAACGAACTGATCTACGGCAATGAAGTAAACCCCGGACAGGCCAGCGGCGGAGCCGTCTACGTGGACGGCGGCGAAGTGGAGGGCGTGCCGACGGGCTCGAACGTTACCATCATCAACTGCACCATCGCGGCCAATACGGCGGCTGAAACCTATGTCGGCGGCAACGGGCTGCTAATCGAAGGCCTGTCCGAAGTGACCATGCGCAACAGTATCCTCTGGGGCAATGGCGACGACGAAGTCTATGTGCTGCCCGGCTCCACACTCGCGGCAACCTATAGCAACAGTGCCGAAGCTATCGCCGGGACGGGGAACATATCGGCAGATCCCCTCTTTGCCGATATGGCCATGAATGATTTTCATCTCCAGTCCACCGAAGGACGCTGGGATCCCGCGGCCAATGGCGGCGCGGGCGCCTTCGTCGTGGATGCCGCGACGAGTCCGAGCATCGATGCGGGTGATCCCGCGGATAGCTTTGCAAATGAAGAGGAACCCAATGGCGGACGCGTGAATCAGGGCGCTTATGGCAACACGGCGGAAGCCAGCCTGACCCCGGAAGCGGGGGAAGGCGAAGGTGAAGGCGAAGGCGAAGGTGAAGGCGAAGGCGAAGGCGAAGGTGAAGGTGAAGGTGAAGGTGAAGGTGAAGGTGAAGGCGAAGGCGAAGGTGAAGGCGAAGGCGAAGGCGAAGGTGAAGGCAATGGATGCAATCCGGCAAAGGCGCTCCAGCGGGAGGCCCGCAATGTGCGCGGGGACCTGCTCATGTTTGCCGTGGCGGGACTGGGCCTCGTCGGGTGGAGCCGGATGAGCCGTCGCGACTGA
- a CDS encoding DNA cytosine methyltransferase, whose protein sequence is MQSVELFAGAGGLAMGVTLAGFESLAVVEWDRWACDSIRENQRRGYPLVKDWRVWEGDVRQFDWSSIPEGIDLLAGGPPCQPFSMGGKHKAFGDKRDMFPSTVDIVRRLRPKSFIVENVKGLTRSSFANYYQYILLQLEFPEVVRGETESWSGHLKRLQEEKTSGARHLYGLTYNVVPTLVNAADYGVPQKRERVFIVGFRSDLGIEWSFPKPTHTLDALLHDQWVTGDYWDRHEIARKDRPEFPERLESRVRKLASWSLLIDEKPWRTVRDALRGMPDPRSKRPTIFNNHGFQDGARPYPGHTGSPLDLPAKTLKAGDHGVPGGENMMVLETGEVRYFTARESARLQTFPDGYVFRGSWSEIMRQLGNAVPVALGRRVAASVAERIAEAELLAVARSRSRTRA, encoded by the coding sequence CAATCGGTCGAACTCTTCGCCGGTGCGGGCGGACTGGCCATGGGCGTAACCCTGGCGGGTTTCGAGTCGCTCGCTGTGGTGGAATGGGACCGATGGGCCTGCGATTCCATCCGAGAGAACCAGCGCAGGGGCTATCCCCTTGTGAAGGACTGGCGCGTCTGGGAAGGCGATGTTCGCCAATTTGACTGGTCCTCCATCCCCGAAGGCATAGATTTGCTGGCGGGCGGCCCGCCGTGTCAGCCATTTTCCATGGGCGGCAAGCACAAGGCATTCGGTGACAAGCGAGACATGTTTCCCTCCACGGTGGATATCGTGCGCAGGTTGAGGCCGAAATCCTTTATCGTTGAGAACGTGAAGGGCCTGACTCGTTCAAGTTTCGCCAATTACTACCAGTACATTCTCCTTCAATTGGAATTTCCCGAAGTGGTGCGGGGAGAGACGGAAAGCTGGTCGGGGCATTTGAAACGACTCCAGGAGGAAAAGACCTCGGGAGCAAGACACCTGTACGGTTTGACCTATAACGTAGTTCCCACGTTGGTAAATGCAGCGGACTATGGGGTGCCCCAGAAGCGCGAGCGTGTCTTTATCGTGGGTTTTCGTTCAGACCTTGGGATAGAGTGGTCGTTCCCGAAGCCGACCCACACCCTGGATGCGCTACTTCATGACCAGTGGGTGACCGGGGATTATTGGGATCGACATGAAATCGCCAGGAAAGATCGACCGGAATTTCCAGAACGATTGGAGTCGCGCGTCCGAAAATTGGCCTCGTGGTCACTGCTCATCGATGAAAAGCCCTGGAGAACCGTACGAGACGCTCTGCGAGGAATGCCGGATCCCCGCTCGAAACGCCCGACGATTTTCAACAACCACGGATTTCAGGACGGAGCCAGACCTTATCCCGGGCATACTGGAAGTCCTCTTGACCTGCCCGCAAAAACGTTGAAAGCGGGCGATCATGGCGTGCCCGGCGGTGAAAACATGATGGTCCTTGAGACGGGTGAGGTGCGCTACTTTACTGCTCGGGAATCGGCCAGACTTCAGACTTTTCCGGATGGCTATGTATTCCGTGGCTCATGGTCGGAAATCATGCGCCAACTCGGCAACGCCGTTCCTGTCGCCTTGGGGCGGCGCGTTGCGGCGTCCGTCGCCGAGCGGATAGCCGAGGCTGAATTGCTGGCCGTGGCACGCTCGCGCTCAAGGACTCGTGCATGA
- the clpA gene encoding ATP-dependent Clp protease ATP-binding subunit ClpA, with the protein MISKEFEVTLGQALKEARERRHEYLCNEHVLFAMLHDRRGSEILRACGGNLAHLERQLEEFFREELEAVPEGEDLVLQQTPAFERLIERAILHVQFSGRDAVDSGDILAAMLEEDDSHASWILQEDGIARLDVLNYISHGITADGSEYMGDDSEFDDEDEEGAPKRSALESFTENLNEKAARGGIDPLIGREEELRRTVRVLCRRRKNNPIFVGEPGVGKTALAEGLALAIHEGRVPKYLADVEIVSLDLAGMLAGTKFRGDFEQRLKAVLKELQNQSHIVLYIDEIHTLVGAGATTESTMDASTILKPMLASGELRCIGSTTYEEYKNHFEKDRGLSRRFQKIDINEPSVPETIRILRGLKAKYEEHHGILYTDSAIRAAAELSAKHINDRFLPDKAIDVIDEAGASVKLEGGADRKTIRPQDIEKIIAEIARIPARSVSSSDKEKLGTLDYELKNVVFGQDDAITQITRAIKRSRAGLGRADKPIGCFLFTGPTGVGKTEVAKQLASILGNHFARYDMSEYMEKHAVSRLIGAPPGYVGFDQGGLLVDEIRRNPYTVLLLDELEKAHPDIYSVLLQVMDNASLTDNMGKKADFRNVILIMTSNAGARELASSTIGFQAAENDSRHKSMKAVEKAFTPEFRNRLDAIVPFNALPMDIIEQVVDKFILQLQKQLAARKVTLAITPAARQWLATKGYDDKFGARPLARLIGSEIETPLADELLFGRLEKGGKVTVEVLDDAITFTYPD; encoded by the coding sequence ATGATCAGCAAGGAATTTGAAGTCACCCTGGGCCAGGCCCTCAAAGAGGCCCGGGAAAGGCGCCACGAGTACCTCTGCAACGAGCATGTCCTTTTTGCCATGCTCCATGACCGGCGCGGCTCGGAAATCCTCCGCGCCTGCGGCGGCAATCTCGCCCATCTCGAGCGCCAGCTCGAAGAATTCTTCCGCGAAGAACTCGAAGCAGTCCCGGAAGGCGAAGATCTGGTCCTGCAGCAGACGCCCGCCTTCGAACGCCTGATCGAGCGCGCCATCCTGCATGTGCAGTTCTCGGGTCGGGATGCGGTGGACTCGGGCGACATACTCGCGGCCATGCTGGAAGAAGACGATTCCCACGCATCGTGGATCCTGCAGGAAGACGGAATCGCCCGGCTGGACGTGTTGAACTATATTTCCCATGGCATTACCGCCGACGGCTCGGAGTACATGGGCGATGATTCCGAGTTCGATGACGAAGACGAGGAGGGCGCGCCGAAACGCAGCGCGCTGGAATCCTTCACGGAAAATCTAAATGAGAAGGCGGCCCGGGGCGGCATCGATCCCCTCATCGGGCGGGAAGAGGAACTGCGCAGGACCGTGCGCGTCTTGTGCCGTCGGCGGAAGAACAATCCGATCTTCGTGGGCGAACCGGGCGTGGGCAAGACGGCGCTGGCCGAGGGCCTCGCGCTGGCGATTCACGAAGGGCGCGTACCGAAGTACCTGGCCGATGTGGAAATTGTGTCGCTGGATCTGGCCGGCATGCTGGCGGGCACTAAATTCCGGGGCGACTTCGAGCAGCGCCTGAAAGCCGTGCTCAAGGAACTGCAGAACCAGAGCCACATCGTTCTGTATATCGACGAAATCCACACCCTCGTGGGGGCCGGAGCCACCACGGAATCCACCATGGACGCCTCCACTATCCTGAAGCCCATGCTGGCGTCGGGCGAGCTCCGTTGTATCGGTTCCACGACCTATGAAGAGTACAAGAACCATTTCGAGAAGGATCGGGGCCTAAGCCGCCGCTTCCAGAAGATCGACATAAACGAGCCCAGCGTGCCGGAGACGATCCGCATTCTCCGAGGCCTTAAAGCCAAGTATGAAGAGCACCACGGCATCCTGTACACCGACAGCGCCATCCGCGCCGCCGCAGAACTCTCGGCGAAACACATCAATGACCGCTTCCTGCCCGACAAGGCCATCGACGTCATCGACGAAGCCGGGGCGAGTGTGAAACTGGAAGGCGGCGCCGATCGCAAGACGATCCGGCCCCAGGATATCGAAAAGATCATCGCGGAAATCGCCCGCATCCCCGCCCGGAGTGTTTCTTCTTCCGACAAGGAAAAGCTGGGCACCCTGGACTACGAGTTGAAGAACGTGGTCTTCGGACAGGACGACGCCATCACCCAAATCACCCGGGCCATCAAGCGCTCACGCGCGGGACTCGGTCGGGCCGACAAGCCTATCGGCTGTTTTCTCTTCACGGGCCCCACGGGCGTCGGCAAGACCGAAGTGGCCAAGCAACTCGCCAGTATCCTGGGCAACCACTTCGCCCGATACGACATGAGCGAGTACATGGAGAAACACGCCGTGTCGCGCCTCATCGGTGCGCCTCCCGGCTATGTGGGCTTTGACCAGGGGGGACTGCTGGTCGACGAGATCCGCAGAAATCCCTACACCGTACTGCTGCTGGACGAACTCGAGAAGGCCCACCCGGACATCTACAGCGTGCTCCTCCAAGTTATGGACAACGCCAGCCTCACGGACAACATGGGCAAGAAGGCCGACTTCCGCAATGTCATTCTCATCATGACATCCAACGCCGGCGCGCGCGAACTCGCCTCTTCCACCATCGGCTTTCAGGCGGCCGAAAACGACAGCCGCCACAAGAGCATGAAAGCGGTGGAAAAGGCGTTCACACCGGAATTCCGCAATCGCCTCGACGCCATTGTCCCCTTCAACGCCCTGCCGATGGATATCATCGAGCAGGTGGTGGACAAGTTCATTCTCCAACTGCAAAAGCAGCTCGCGGCGCGCAAGGTCACCCTGGCCATCACCCCGGCGGCGCGGCAGTGGCTGGCCACCAAAGGGTACGACGACAAGTTCGGTGCACGCCCCCTGGCCCGCCTCATCGGCAGCGAAATCGAGACGCCGCTGGCCGACGAGTTGCTCTTCGGGCGCCTGGAAAAGGGCGGCAAGGTGACGGTCGAAGTGCTGGATGACGCCATAACCTTTACCTACCCCGACTGA
- the clpS gene encoding ATP-dependent Clp protease adapter ClpS — protein MNGYSRRSWIPVAEYIGTPGQGAALKDKQKLSRPRRYKVLLLNDNYTTMEFVVDILMQVFRRTHQEAVNIMLSVHENGSGVAGVYVKDVAETKIKTVHEMARDHEFPLRCTMEQE, from the coding sequence CTGAACGGATACAGTCGAAGGAGTTGGATTCCCGTGGCGGAATATATCGGCACGCCGGGGCAGGGCGCGGCACTGAAGGATAAGCAGAAGCTCAGCCGTCCCAGGCGCTATAAAGTCCTTTTGTTGAACGATAACTACACCACGATGGAATTTGTGGTGGATATACTCATGCAGGTTTTCCGGCGCACCCACCAGGAAGCGGTGAACATCATGCTGAGTGTGCATGAGAATGGTTCCGGCGTGGCGGGTGTATATGTGAAAGACGTCGCCGAAACGAAGATTAAGACCGTCCACGAGATGGCGCGGGATCATGAATTTCCGCTCCGTTGCACGATGGAACAGGAATAG
- a CDS encoding UDP-2,3-diacylglucosamine diphosphatase produces the protein MKKTLIFSDVHLKAIPEDRERHREFVDFLRRFQDGEFERIICLGDLFDFWFEYKNVVFSDFFEVLRAFADLRDGGMELHLICGNHDFWGGRFLRDELGFHIHPNIMEHRFGELRGHLVHGDGINPEDRSYRAYKKFARNPFVVGAFRLIHPDWAMAIARGVSHGSRTYLGTKDPYTGPEATSLRRYATGVLDRGEADVVLCGHAHAPVHESIETSRGTGTYINTGDWIDHRSHTIWDGERFEQFIEGPGLPRR, from the coding sequence GTGAAGAAAACCCTCATTTTCAGCGATGTCCACTTGAAGGCTATTCCCGAGGACCGGGAGCGGCACCGGGAGTTCGTGGATTTCCTTCGACGTTTCCAGGACGGGGAATTCGAACGGATCATCTGCCTCGGGGATCTCTTTGATTTCTGGTTCGAGTATAAGAACGTCGTCTTCTCCGATTTCTTTGAGGTGCTGCGGGCCTTCGCCGATTTGCGTGACGGAGGAATGGAGCTGCACCTGATTTGCGGCAATCATGACTTCTGGGGCGGCCGTTTTCTCCGCGACGAGCTGGGGTTTCACATCCACCCCAATATCATGGAGCACCGCTTCGGCGAACTGCGCGGACATCTCGTTCACGGCGACGGGATCAACCCCGAGGACCGGAGCTATCGGGCCTACAAGAAGTTCGCGCGGAACCCATTCGTGGTCGGGGCTTTTCGTCTGATTCATCCCGACTGGGCCATGGCCATCGCCCGGGGCGTGAGCCACGGCAGCCGCACCTATCTGGGCACCAAAGATCCCTACACGGGACCGGAGGCCACTTCGCTGCGGCGTTACGCCACCGGTGTGCTGGATCGGGGCGAGGCGGATGTGGTGCTCTGCGGCCATGCCCACGCGCCGGTGCACGAAAGCATCGAGACTTCGCGGGGAACAGGCACTTACATCAACACCGGCGACTGGATCGACCACCGCAGCCATACCATCTGGGATGGCGAGCGCTTCGAGCAGTTCATCGAGGGGCCGGGGTTGCCCCGGCGCTGA
- the lepB gene encoding signal peptidase I — MSSEDAQLGNAPSGDLQPRQEMKRDVTELIKMVVLFLIVFWGLKAFVIEGYEVQGDSMIPTLEDRERILVFKLPTKLASLPLIGGFHPLDDGDIVVFESTVESNKRYIKRVIAQGPPLSESDNTVDAREVHKDQPAPDSVKVIFDRGSVYVNNRKLDEPYLVTEEQHSPDVRDPVYLDAGEYYVLGDHRSVSKDSRSFEAVEEDQIIGRAVLRIWPLSSFGLL, encoded by the coding sequence ATGTCTTCAGAAGATGCCCAGCTCGGCAATGCGCCCTCCGGCGACCTGCAACCCCGCCAGGAAATGAAACGGGATGTCACCGAACTAATCAAAATGGTGGTGCTGTTTCTGATCGTATTCTGGGGCTTGAAGGCCTTTGTCATTGAGGGCTATGAGGTTCAGGGGGATTCCATGATTCCCACGCTGGAAGACCGCGAACGCATTCTCGTGTTCAAGCTGCCCACCAAACTCGCAAGTCTGCCGCTGATCGGCGGATTTCACCCCCTCGACGATGGGGATATCGTCGTATTCGAGAGTACCGTGGAAAGCAACAAGCGCTATATCAAACGCGTAATTGCCCAGGGACCGCCGCTCTCCGAGTCCGACAACACCGTAGACGCCCGTGAAGTGCACAAGGACCAGCCCGCCCCGGACAGCGTCAAAGTGATCTTTGATCGGGGCTCGGTCTACGTGAACAACCGCAAGCTGGACGAACCCTATCTCGTCACCGAAGAGCAGCACTCGCCCGATGTGCGCGACCCTGTCTATCTCGACGCCGGCGAGTACTATGTGCTGGGCGATCACCGCAGCGTGAGCAAGGACAGCCGGAGTTTCGAGGCGGTGGAGGAAGACCAGATTATTGGTCGCGCCGTTCTGCGCATCTGGCCCTTGAGCAGCTTCGGGTTGCTGTAA
- a CDS encoding PHP domain-containing protein yields MGLIIDLHLHTRRHSACSIIDESRLIDRAVKAGLDGLVITEHHYQWTPEELAALVAASGHPGFLVMAAFEYSSARGDILIYGLEPEQVKEFVPGGQPEAMLAKAQSMGAVCIAAHPTRAAIPFDERIFDMPFEALEVKSVNLASHEQRLAEKLADDLGRRKTASSDAHRLEDVGRYATEFQDPIQSMADLRNSLRRGTFRPYNPLGQG; encoded by the coding sequence ATGGGATTGATCATCGACCTCCATCTCCATACCCGGCGGCACTCCGCGTGCAGCATAATCGACGAGTCCCGGCTCATTGATCGCGCCGTGAAAGCCGGGTTGGATGGACTGGTGATCACCGAACACCACTACCAGTGGACACCGGAGGAGCTGGCGGCGCTGGTGGCGGCCTCGGGCCATCCCGGATTCCTCGTGATGGCGGCATTCGAATATAGTTCCGCCCGCGGCGATATCCTGATCTACGGGCTTGAGCCCGAGCAGGTGAAGGAGTTTGTGCCGGGCGGGCAGCCGGAAGCGATGCTGGCAAAGGCGCAGTCGATGGGCGCGGTGTGCATCGCGGCCCATCCGACTCGGGCCGCGATCCCTTTCGATGAGCGAATATTCGACATGCCCTTTGAGGCCCTGGAAGTAAAGAGCGTAAACCTCGCCTCCCACGAGCAGCGACTGGCGGAAAAGCTGGCCGACGACCTCGGGCGGAGAAAGACGGCGTCCAGCGACGCCCACCGGCTGGAGGATGTGGGCCGTTACGCCACGGAGTTCCAGGATCCCATCCAGTCCATGGCGGACTTGCGGAATTCGTTGCGCCGTGGTACATTTCGACCATATAACCCCTTGGGACAAGGATAG